In Deinococcus aestuarii, a single genomic region encodes these proteins:
- a CDS encoding Tn3 family transposase codes for MGGALEQDDAPDRLPEPLSEDQLRRHFTLRDPDLEEVALCRGTVNKLGFAVQLCTLRWQGFFLRGLGEVPGAVLDTLAAQLGVLSIGLSAYPGEEKTRRVHLERIRAHLGFVRCGEAERAGLLAFLCQEARVIPRTEVLRKAGHAWLLNHKIVRPGRTTLRDLIAHAREAALNDSFVTLTRGLTPGQGEQLDALLAVPKDESGSSPWPRSPLEGLKQLPKKESAETILFLLNRLRTVMEMGVATWPGLDDLHPQMRRHLALWGYRYDAYHLRRFPEAKRHAVLLCFLSLVVAETADGVVEALDKVMNDIHGKARKRRQELLRASEEARRRAVEIVETLGALALSDEVSDGELRTAIFERYSREDLGRLVEGSRLLREGDDGSHHAFTARSWEFTRRFSPTLLAVMPLAWSNSARLGEAVTFMREFNAAGKRKFGVDVPLGWLPPKWQGCVVRRVGREVEVSRPHYELALLSTLVEKLKSGDVTVRHSRRWADFEQYLIPREDWQREREGHYGALGLPLDAGTYLQALDERLHTVTQNVNTGVPRNEALTLDREKGTWRLAPTRANNTQINVKAAKALIENAMPGRELLDIVIELDARLDILGHFLHSGEGSKLPRNVRRRNVLAALMAVGCNIGPARMAAASDLSAREISLAADWYLTEDALRAASVDLVNFASGLPMAAVYGRGDMCSADGMRFYVPVNILAADYSHLLGARGVTMYAHTTDTSLRLYQQPIPVRLREATFVLDGLLEHGTELDPRRVVTDSHGFSEVVMASASLLDKELAPRIARVHEQTLYKLDRGKMYAHLDPILKGTIKPHVVREAWDDVVRVVASIKTGTATASLILHRLGSYARQNRIHQALAEIGRAEKTMHILRTVDSEAYRRAQTRELNKGEAANDLSRFLFFGQEGALRGREFGDQAQSFSALAVLHNAVVAWNILTVEGVVAKLRAKGHELPDEVLALTTPLLRKHINPFGRYHFDLSRLRS; via the coding sequence ATGGGCGGGGCGCTGGAGCAAGACGACGCCCCGGATCGCCTGCCCGAACCGCTGTCCGAAGATCAGCTCCGGCGGCACTTCACCCTGCGCGACCCCGACCTCGAAGAGGTGGCGCTCTGCCGGGGCACCGTCAACAAGCTGGGCTTCGCCGTGCAGCTCTGCACCCTGCGCTGGCAGGGCTTCTTTCTGCGCGGGCTGGGAGAGGTGCCCGGCGCGGTGCTCGACACCCTCGCGGCGCAACTCGGGGTGCTGTCCATCGGCCTCAGTGCCTATCCAGGGGAAGAAAAGACCCGGCGGGTTCATCTGGAGCGTATCCGCGCCCACCTGGGTTTTGTGCGCTGCGGGGAAGCCGAGCGGGCCGGGCTGCTCGCCTTCTTGTGTCAGGAGGCCCGGGTCATCCCCAGAACCGAGGTGCTCCGCAAGGCCGGGCACGCCTGGCTGCTGAACCACAAGATCGTGCGCCCCGGGCGCACGACCCTGCGGGACCTGATCGCCCACGCCCGCGAGGCCGCCCTGAACGACAGCTTCGTTACGCTGACCCGGGGCCTGACGCCCGGGCAGGGCGAACAACTGGATGCCCTCCTCGCCGTGCCCAAGGATGAATCCGGGTCCTCGCCCTGGCCGCGCTCGCCCCTCGAAGGGCTCAAGCAGCTTCCCAAAAAAGAGTCCGCCGAGACCATCCTGTTCCTGCTGAACCGGCTGAGGACCGTGATGGAGATGGGCGTTGCCACCTGGCCGGGCCTGGACGACCTGCACCCCCAGATGCGCCGCCACCTCGCCCTGTGGGGTTACCGCTACGACGCCTATCACCTCCGGCGCTTCCCCGAGGCCAAGCGCCACGCCGTGTTGCTGTGCTTCCTCTCCCTGGTCGTCGCCGAGACGGCCGACGGGGTGGTCGAGGCCCTGGACAAGGTGATGAACGATATCCACGGCAAGGCCAGGAAGCGCCGCCAGGAGTTGCTGCGGGCGAGTGAGGAGGCCCGGCGCCGCGCGGTCGAGATCGTGGAGACGCTGGGCGCTCTGGCGCTGAGCGACGAGGTGTCCGACGGCGAGTTGAGAACGGCCATCTTCGAGCGGTACTCCCGCGAGGACCTGGGGCGGCTGGTGGAGGGCAGCCGCCTGCTGCGGGAAGGAGACGACGGCTCCCACCACGCGTTCACCGCCCGGTCGTGGGAGTTCACGCGGCGCTTCTCCCCGACGTTGCTGGCCGTGATGCCCCTGGCGTGGTCGAACAGCGCGCGGCTGGGAGAAGCGGTCACCTTCATGCGCGAGTTCAACGCGGCGGGCAAGCGCAAATTCGGCGTGGACGTGCCCCTGGGATGGTTGCCCCCGAAGTGGCAGGGCTGCGTGGTGAGGCGGGTCGGGCGCGAGGTGGAGGTGTCCCGGCCCCACTACGAGCTAGCGCTGCTGTCCACATTGGTTGAGAAGCTGAAGTCGGGGGACGTGACGGTGCGGCACTCGCGGCGCTGGGCCGACTTCGAGCAGTACCTCATTCCCAGGGAGGACTGGCAGCGGGAACGGGAGGGACATTACGGGGCGCTGGGCCTGCCGCTGGACGCGGGGACCTACCTGCAAGCCCTCGACGAGCGGTTGCACACGGTCACGCAGAACGTGAACACGGGGGTGCCCAGGAACGAGGCCCTGACCCTGGACCGGGAGAAAGGGACGTGGCGATTGGCGCCGACCCGGGCGAACAACACCCAGATCAACGTGAAAGCCGCCAAGGCCCTGATCGAGAACGCGATGCCGGGGCGCGAACTGCTCGACATCGTGATCGAGTTGGACGCGCGGCTGGACATCCTCGGGCACTTCCTCCACAGCGGGGAAGGGTCAAAACTGCCCCGCAACGTGCGGCGGCGCAATGTCCTGGCCGCCCTGATGGCGGTGGGCTGCAACATCGGCCCGGCGAGGATGGCGGCAGCGTCGGACCTGTCCGCCCGCGAGATCAGCCTGGCGGCCGACTGGTACCTCACCGAGGACGCCCTGCGCGCCGCCAGCGTGGACCTCGTGAACTTCGCGTCGGGCTTGCCGATGGCCGCGGTCTACGGGCGTGGGGACATGTGCAGTGCCGACGGAATGCGCTTCTATGTGCCGGTCAACATCCTGGCTGCGGACTACAGCCACCTGCTCGGGGCGCGGGGCGTGACCATGTATGCCCACACGACCGACACCTCCTTGCGGCTGTACCAGCAGCCCATTCCCGTGCGGTTGCGGGAAGCGACCTTTGTGCTGGACGGCCTCTTGGAGCACGGGACCGAACTCGACCCTCGGCGAGTCGTGACCGACTCGCACGGCTTTTCTGAGGTGGTGATGGCCTCAGCCTCACTGCTGGACAAGGAGCTGGCGCCGCGCATCGCCCGGGTGCATGAGCAGACGCTGTACAAGCTCGACCGGGGCAAGATGTACGCGCATCTCGATCCCATCCTCAAGGGCACGATCAAGCCCCACGTGGTGCGCGAGGCCTGGGACGACGTGGTGCGGGTGGTGGCCTCGATCAAGACGGGGACGGCGACCGCTTCGCTGATCCTGCACCGGCTGGGGTCCTACGCCCGGCAGAACCGCATCCACCAGGCGCTGGCGGAGATCGGGCGGGCGGAGAAGACCATGCACATCCTGCGGACCGTGGACAGCGAGGCGTACCGCCGGGCCCAGACGCGGGAACTGAACAAGGGGGAGGCGGCGAACGACCTGTCGCGGTTTCTGTTCTTCGGGCAGGAAGGGGCCCTGCGGGGGCGGGAGTTCGGGGATCAGGCGCAGAGCTTCAGTGCGTTGGCCGTGCTGCACAACGCCGTGGTCGCGTGGAACATCCTGACCGTCGAGGGGGTGGTGGCGAAGCTGCGGGCCAAGGGGCATGAACTGCCGGACGAGGTGCTGGCCCTGACGACGCCGCTGTTGCGCAAGCACATCAACCCCTTCGGGCGCTACCACTTCGACCTCAGCCGCCTCCGCTCCTGA